In Bryobacteraceae bacterium, the following proteins share a genomic window:
- a CDS encoding cytochrome c maturation protein CcmE has product MHPYLKFGALSFAILGSLGWLMSGGISETATYYKTVSELRQMPDAHSKRLRVAGDVAGGTIERHGREVRFTLKQEAETLNVIYNGIEPLPDTFKDGSQAVAEGTLAADGVFHAQKIQAKCASKYEAKPGQYKVDRPAENAAPAKTSSL; this is encoded by the coding sequence ATGCATCCATATCTGAAGTTCGGCGCACTCTCTTTTGCGATCCTCGGTTCGCTCGGATGGCTGATGTCCGGCGGAATCAGCGAGACGGCAACCTACTACAAGACCGTTTCCGAATTGAGGCAGATGCCGGATGCCCACTCCAAGCGGCTGCGGGTGGCCGGCGACGTCGCCGGCGGCACCATCGAGCGACACGGACGCGAGGTCCGGTTCACGCTGAAACAGGAAGCGGAAACGCTGAACGTGATCTACAACGGCATTGAGCCGCTGCCGGATACGTTCAAGGACGGTTCGCAGGCGGTTGCCGAGGGTACGCTCGCGGCCGACGGCGTGTTCCACGCGCAGAAGATCCAGGCGAAGTGCGCGTCGAAGTACGAGGCGAAGCCCGGGCAGTACAAGGTGGACCGGCCGGCTGAGAACGCGGCTCCGGCGAAGACCTCGTCGCTCTAG
- a CDS encoding nuclear transport factor 2 family protein: MRIAGMLMAAALAVAPGWAGDLTEELVALERRALDGWLKGDPEPALAAMDPDVTYYHVISEQRIEGLAALKEIFERYRGRPLFDSYEIRGAKVRTVGDAAVLTYQLGQRVGENTSYWNGTVVFGKTEAGWRVVHVHWSAVRA; encoded by the coding sequence ATGAGGATTGCTGGCATGCTGATGGCCGCCGCGCTGGCGGTGGCGCCGGGGTGGGCGGGGGACTTGACCGAGGAATTGGTCGCGCTTGAGCGGCGGGCGCTCGACGGGTGGCTGAAGGGGGACCCGGAGCCGGCGTTGGCGGCCATGGATCCGGACGTTACCTACTACCACGTGATCTCGGAGCAGCGGATCGAGGGGCTTGCGGCGTTGAAGGAGATCTTTGAGCGGTACCGGGGACGACCCTTATTCGATAGCTATGAGATCCGGGGGGCGAAGGTTCGAACGGTGGGGGACGCGGCGGTGCTGACTTATCAACTTGGCCAGCGGGTTGGGGAGAACACGAGTTACTGGAACGGCACGGTCGTGTTCGGGAAGACGGAGGCGGGGTGGCGCGTGGTCCATGTGCATTGGTCGGCAGTGCGGGCCTAG
- a CDS encoding sulfatase codes for MPTTRRQFSSGLAGAALQTRSPRPPNIVLILSDDHTVPHLGCYGDPVIQTPHLDRFAAQGIRFDRAFTAAPQCVPSRTGFLTGRSPVAARMGRFSSPLPPDIATLPELLRAKEYFTGICRRWYHLDGPARPGPVTGPLFEKHAMRTFAKRVDFLDGGSPRAKTAERVNAFFDKRPSGKPYFLWVNFNDPHHAWDRDNPFDRYDRARIPVPAYLPDLPGLRDDLARYYGEISRMDDEFRTVLDIVDRRGGGDTIVVFAGDNGYAFPHGKGSLYDPGLNVPFLLRWPGVVKPGAVTRELVSGEDLTPTLLEAAGVAPAKGMTGRSFLPLLRVGAAYQPREHIFAARLAHGNSPVTEDTKANTFDLSRCVRSKTHKLIYNCTPQYEYWPVDSGRDAGWQEMAAARAGKLAPKHDRAYFGKRPVLELYDLEKDPAELDNVAGQAPYAAIQRELMVALQEKMIVDYDFLPLPLAE; via the coding sequence GTGCCGACCACGCGCCGCCAGTTCAGCTCCGGGCTCGCCGGGGCCGCCCTCCAAACCCGGTCTCCGCGCCCACCCAATATCGTCCTGATCCTCTCCGACGACCACACCGTCCCCCACCTTGGCTGCTACGGCGACCCGGTCATCCAAACGCCCCACCTGGACCGCTTCGCCGCCCAAGGCATCCGGTTTGACCGCGCATTCACGGCCGCGCCGCAATGCGTCCCCTCACGAACCGGGTTCCTCACCGGCCGCTCGCCCGTGGCCGCCCGCATGGGGCGCTTCTCTTCGCCCCTCCCGCCCGACATCGCCACTCTGCCGGAGCTGCTGCGCGCCAAGGAATACTTCACCGGGATCTGCCGCCGCTGGTACCACCTCGACGGGCCCGCCCGCCCCGGGCCCGTCACTGGTCCGCTGTTTGAGAAACACGCCATGCGCACGTTCGCCAAGCGGGTGGACTTCCTTGACGGCGGCTCGCCGCGGGCGAAGACAGCCGAGCGCGTCAACGCCTTCTTCGATAAACGCCCCTCCGGCAAGCCCTACTTCCTCTGGGTGAACTTCAACGACCCCCATCACGCCTGGGACCGCGACAACCCCTTCGACAGGTACGACCGCGCCAGGATCCCCGTGCCCGCCTACCTGCCCGACCTCCCCGGCCTCCGCGACGACCTCGCCCGCTACTACGGCGAAATCAGCCGCATGGACGACGAGTTCCGCACCGTCCTCGACATCGTCGACCGCCGTGGCGGCGGCGACACCATCGTCGTCTTCGCCGGCGACAACGGATACGCCTTCCCGCACGGCAAAGGTTCGCTCTACGACCCCGGCTTGAACGTGCCCTTCCTCCTCCGCTGGCCGGGAGTCGTGAAGCCCGGCGCGGTCACGCGCGAACTCGTCTCCGGCGAGGACTTGACGCCCACTCTCCTCGAAGCCGCCGGCGTCGCACCCGCCAAGGGCATGACCGGGCGCAGCTTCCTGCCGCTCCTGCGCGTCGGCGCCGCCTACCAGCCGCGCGAACACATCTTCGCGGCCCGGCTGGCGCACGGCAACAGCCCCGTCACCGAAGACACCAAGGCCAACACTTTCGACCTCTCGCGCTGCGTCAGGAGCAAAACGCACAAGCTCATCTACAACTGCACGCCCCAGTACGAGTATTGGCCCGTCGATAGCGGCCGCGACGCCGGATGGCAGGAGATGGCCGCCGCCCGCGCCGGCAAACTCGCGCCAAAGCATGACCGCGCCTACTTCGGAAAGCGTCCCGTTCTCGAGCTCTACGATCTTGAAAAGGACCCGGCCGAACTGGATAACGTCGCCGGTCAGGCCCCGTACGCCGCCATCCAGCGCGAACTCATGGTGGCTCTGCAGGAGAAGATGATCGTCGACTACGACTTCCTCCCGCTGCCGCTTGCGGAATGA